The genomic region ACAGACCCACAATGATCCTCTTAAGGGTCATCGCCCGTCCTATATCATGGACCACTCCTCGCGTCGGCACAACCGCCCCATTCTCTTTCATGTATTCATTCACCTGTTTGCTCACTGTTCCGGTAGATACATGCAAGAGGAATGCCACATCTCTGTGGGTGAGCAATGCTTCCTGCTCATACGCTTCGGTGAACAATCTCACGATCTTCTTCTCCCTGATCTCCTTGCTCGAGTATCCCGCTCTACTCAGCTCTAAGTCCTCCCGTGAGACCAACGTCAAGACCACGGGTGTTAACGGCGTGTTTTTACTGTTCCGACCATAGCTGGGTTTAGCCACCAAAGTAGAGGTCCAGGTACGCTACGAGCCGTTCGGAGAGCGACCCGCATACGGCAGGAGGAAGGCATAGTCCCGTCGGAGTTCGTTATAGAAACTGAGTTTCTAGCCCCGGTAAGTTGCGAGCACTCTTTCGATACGTCACCCACCATGGTCATCACCACCGATACTTTGTGGGCGCGACGGCGCTGCTGCGCAGAGGGGCGATTCTCGTGCCGTAACGTTTTTTGATACCGTACACGCGAACAAACAAAGAGCTTACTTAACTAACCGGTCACTCGTGATTGAGCGCTCGTCCGTTTCTTGTAATATGCGGTTCTACTCGGCCTCTGTCTCTCTCCGTGTCTCCCGGGTCTCGAACGCCCTTTAGCCTTCCAGCTTATTTGCACGCGCTTCACCGCTGGTA from Methanomicrobia archaeon harbors:
- a CDS encoding DUF1670 domain-containing protein, encoding MVAKPSYGRNSKNTPLTPVVLTLVSREDLELSRAGYSSKEIREKKIVRLFTEAYEQEALLTHRDVAFLLHVSTGTVSKQVNEYMKENGAVVPTRGVVHDIGRAMTLKRIIVGL